In Anopheles gambiae chromosome 2, idAnoGambNW_F1_1, whole genome shotgun sequence, a single window of DNA contains:
- the LOC5667503 gene encoding remodeling and spacing factor 1 isoform X1 has translation MAGAQITCENDPNFGIILSFMEQFGAYLDVGELNIAQLKSMLEQNSEAVPQALVDLHIKLMRKINKKVPAARWELALAKFAHSYSHQDAWEIERFGYKTANLGVKLRVLKALLEGQFDLNTKFKTQINTTTAGDLRLDPLGRDRQGNCYWYFMDDSANLQIYQSDPEMETWTLVASNRDQFVNMIEMLKDNRPIEPLVPVNAGEEEEDSGGSMSESEALKLDGSIPAPTDIPPSLIISRRTYKTPDQLDATATVEQEDEKEPLKEETTSTVADEASVPKVEDNSAPNKQEASEDRKENNVPVPTTASELKTESVEEKKDTVAEDVAESKADEAMECEPESKAVEDEAKMEVDEVVPAVVEQTVEQTGKEKDTGTAAPKEEQQESGKEQATPELKQSGTDVVPVAEETPVKTEANTEESRSEADEQVKVDDEGSSTRVEETGTREDSKQEEEAVGEAIEDPPVEVKGEGSGAECDSACCEPMFSEVIEEPVMFFFGVGAGAENDMGNTKKLEAATAPESNATANAKEGREETNDSRTIGSAKAGNGETKSVVDEEVDLSSKVSPTKEKEDMAEQQQQQHDSQKGAREGNGAETEERAEDTVLSSKRSPAEKSARAKRNDKSSAAAATDPPVALVEKPVEKRRGSRKSNTPKKAFDSSVTASAHQLMETDEEDTGKEKVEAAVVEKASGTAGAKNGDHTVAPSSEEKLKMELKKESDVLDSRETEKQVSATSGLHDKKGAKAIPKDVVKTEPLKEEDQKEQQEAKEDKQAVESTDASNLKPSKEEKTDEASKEATDVKEENVQLEDPDATEPQDGESPPKRKRRHRNGLVDGLDISMVLDAGSDGGNNPPVRQSRRIAMQKIKEETNRREIEDQMLKKMKADAVKKKKDLGMKLSDDDYRADRTSPDHSSDSSSDGGVGADGRRRKKKKKKKKGSLQQQQQAQQKAQSTWNSASPSESSSETEAEDYFAEPYHSEEDVRRAHVLKSDHEFSPESDLETEAPAQPLKRARTARKARRTRDAAEEAEEEEDDDDEDGGEDHACQECKKTDQPEWILLCDSCDKGYHCACLKPVLFTIPEGDWFCPVCLHRQLIERLQSKLELYDALRAKLEAETKRRLEEEASAREAELAEQALANEREEQLRAQRRARQQQRLLERADAEGRRSGSGSEEESSRDRRRRRQRHRGRRAPKKRSSRSRSGGSSSNGLGSSGGGGRSDGSGSGSDSKSSTDSDDIPIYKLRRRASAKVSYKFNEYDSLIDSAIRREMRGCEIVEEEEDEDDGHGFSKGKDISTIIEATTREEQARKKALQKDDEEEAEGEERRLNGTQEQQDGEHEGKTARAEGKSEDEDEGEKGAVGRQERKAPTVASGRAVVNSAEKKNKKKKKKLCKIEFSSDDEDDDSDEDFRGEASGSDDEEEEDDDEDEEDDNSLSGDSESSLDTGRGRKNRLRKPSSRAAVNKRRRIVENSDDSDEVEEELRRAKAKKSRKNRVLDDSDEELDLDDDDEEDSEDYDSDDLCSDTETESSRSSKSSNSSSSSSAPSTEGDWRRKKKSKSGGGGKSRPKATAAAGGGKHIERPKKAEGVRPKAAAIESSEDSDDSREEDEGGKGGKTMPGRKKQSKKASARSSPDGGGRAGEKKTDRKTRGKKIHYIVDEDFESSDDGIRPGVQRPDTPPEEREQFIRRQEEIKRMLAENNAAKAKELATSKIDQLVGGRAKEPSKDSLSDVPMQVIESARILDIDFLKSTSGNTARISTVDSVVDFDDELPEDFDPDDEMDDEALAKIMEEEDFAHHQLKLTAGGAAASPGDLLPPVPPPPPPSSKSRRKSIDPDEFLLQQQRAAAAAAGRPLDARKDPAHPAAHLPLPVNLASSSAMPPHPPHPHASVQSSPIKALLKSTTGIPTSTIMPPIGSAHGGSTILANALQTLPPPPLLKDAHPGGRPEVLMRGGPPPPHSLPPSGGPHSHHKPEQLAHLMAAGLGGGLPLSLAKGVPLPPHHAGHRLPPGGLALPPSMLGHVPHPSHGANLGLHAKPGAGGPGGVITNASIAAAVASAASIGASGPPSMAQTPPPASPTAASGPVPRMPVGATPPSAATSAERRPGRRKKITPLREDLKRKGAAPGAGGGAADQPTAAHQEQHQRPPPQHPSLHHGHMARLPPAPLPPPPTSMAPSSTAGPPVGLRPPIPPVTTSHSSMHQNATAIATAAAAAAAAAAAQQLALKVHSRPPVDGGGSTGAGMHVNEPPLSVPSSVAHLSYFRSENPLFAHRLGPLPSSILSSGSSSLQRIAAISGAAPPTVFGDPAAYNGGWKPSPPAPAGTKPKASGGPPPPPGMMVGPPSVGSLEHYHEYNPGNHHYNPYYNVLDRAGHLRPPPTISELHRTSNLSPTTFTTLQPLEFPHVPKAASENHHHQLQHHHHHHSATPSPSAASSAGGDDGPSRDPSHGAGSAGPPPPAHASSASASSSVAENHPTPVAAAAPSPPSPASDSAASGAGTAASSLVAPSASASTPAASSSSTSTSVFGELVSYFSSQQDDLDS, from the exons atggcCGGAGCACAGATCACCTGCGAGAATGATCCGAACTTCGGCATCATCCTATCGTTTATGGAGCAGTTCGGTGCGTACCTGGACGTTGGCGAGCTGAACATTGCCCAGCTAAAGTCGATGCTGGAACAGAACAGTGAAGCGG TCCCGCAAGCGTTGGTCGATCTGCATATCAAGCTGATGcgaaagataaacaaaaaagttccGGCCGCCCGGTGGGAGCTCGCGCTGGCCAAGTTTGCCCACTCGTACTCACACCAGGACGCATGGGAAATCGAGCGCTTCGGGTACAAGACGGCCAATCTTGGCGTGAAGTTACGGGTGCTGAAG gCATTGCTGGAAGGACAGTTCGATCTAAACACCAAGTTCAAAACACAAATCAACACAACCACGGCCGGCGATTTGCGATTGGATCCGCTGGGGCGGGACCGGCAAGGGAACTGCTACTGGTACTTCATGGACGACAGTGCCAATCTGCAGATCTATCAATCCGATCCCGAGATGGAAACCTGGACATTGGTTGCAAG caatcGGGACCAGTTTGTCAATATGATCGAAATGTTAAAAGACAATCGACCGATAGAGCCGCTGGTGCCGGTAAATGCGggcgaagaggaggaagacAGTGGCGGCAGTATGAGCGAATCGGAGGCACTGAAGCTCGATGGTTCCATCCCGGCCCCGACGGACATACCGCCGAGTTTGATAATATCACGTCGGACGTACAAAACACCCGATCAGCTTGACGCAACGGCCACTGTGGAACAGGAGGATGAGAAGGAGCCGTTGAAAGAAGAGACAACTTCCACTGTCGCCGACGAAGCATCAGTACCGAAAGTGGAAGATAACAGCGCACCGAACAAGCAGGAAGCAAGCGAAGATCGCAAAGAAAATAACGTTCCTGTGCCCACCACGGCGTCGGAGTTGAAGACTGAATCTGTCGAAGAGAAGAAGGATACGGTGGCAGAGGATGTAGCCGAATCGAAGGCAGACGAAGCGATGGAATGTGAACCAGAATCAAAAGCCGTTGAAGATGAAGCTAAGATGGAAGTGGACGAAGTAGTTCCAGCAGTTGTTGAGCAAACAGTGGAGCAAACTGGCAAAGAAAAGGATACTGGAACTGCCGCCCCGAAAGAGGAACAGCAAGAATCTGGAAAGGAACAGGCGACACCGGAATTGAAGCAGTCGGGGACGGATGTTGTTCCCGTCGCGGAAGAAACTCCGGTCAAAACGGAGGCAAACACGGAAGAATCTCGCTCGGAAGCTGACGAGCAGGTGAAGGTGGACGATGAAGGAAGCAGCACGCGTGTGGAAGAAACGGGTACGAGGGAGGATAGcaagcaggaggaggaggccgTTGGCGAGGCAATTGAAGATCCCCCGGTGGAAGTGAAAGGCGAGGGCAGTGGGGCCGAATGCGACAGTGCGTGTTGTGAGCCAATGTTCAGTGAAGTCATCGAGGAGCCggtgatgtttttctttggtGTGGGTGCCGGTGCCGAAAACGATATGGGCAATACAAAGAAGCTCGAGGCAGCCACCGCACCGGAATCGAATGCCACCGCCAACGCCAAGGAAGGCCGTGAGGAGACGAACGATTCCCGCACGATAGGATCTGCAAAGGCCGGCAATGGTGAAACGAAGTCAGTCGTCGACGAGGAAGTGGACTTATCGAGCAAGGTGTCACCAaccaaagaaaaggaagatatggcagagcagcagcagcagcagcacgacagCCAGAAAGGCGCACGAGAGGGCAATGGGGCAGAGACAGAGGAAAGGGCGGAGGATACAGTGCTGTCCAGCAAGCGAAGCCCAGCGGAGAAATCTGCCCGTGCGAAGCGAAATGACAAATCGTCCGCTGCTGCAGCAACTGATCCACCGGTGGCGCTTGTGGAAAAGCCCGTCGAAAAGAGACGTGGTTCTAGGAAAAGCAATACGCCTAAAAAGGCATTCGATTCGTCTGTGACGGCGTCGGCGCATCAGCTGATGGAAACCGACGAGGAGGATACGGGCAAGGAAAAGGTGGAGGCCGCAGTCGTTGAGAAGGCGAGTGGGACTGCAGGGGCAAAAAATGGTGATCACACCGTGGCTCCCTCTTCGGAGGAAAAACTTAAGATGGAGCTGAAAAAAGAATCGGACGTGCTGGACAGCAGAGAAACAGAGAAGCAAGTGTCGGCTACGTCGGGTTTGCATGACAAAAAGGGAGCGAAAGCCATCCCCAAAGACGTAGTTAAAACCGAGCCATTGAAGGAAGAGGATCAGAAGGAGCAGCAGGAAGCTAAGGAGGATAAACAAGCGGTGGAGTCTACCGATGCTTCAAATCTTAAGCCAAGTAAGGAGGAGAAAACCGACGAAGCAAGTAAGGAAGCGACCGACGTGAAGGAAGAAAACGTTCAGCTGGAAGATCCCGATGCAACTGAGCCACAGGATGGGGAAAGTCCTCCAAAACGCAAGCGTCGTCATCGGAATGGATTGg TTGATGGGCTCGACATTTCGATGGTGCTGGATGCCGGCTCGGACGGGGGAAACAATCCGCCGGTGCGCCAGTCGCGCCGCATTGCGATGCAGAAGATAAAGGAGGAAACGAACCGGCGCGAAATCGAGGACCAGATGCTGAAGAAGATGAAGGCGGACGcggtgaagaagaagaaggatctGGGCATGAAGCTTTCCGACGACGACTACCGGGCGGACCGCACCTCGCCCGACCACTCGTCCGACAGCAGCTCGGACGGCGGCGTCGGTGCCGATGGGCGCcggagaaagaagaagaaaaagaagaaaaagggcagtctgcagcagcagcagcaggcgcagcAGAAGGCGCAATCGACCTGGAACAGTGCGTCCCCGTCGGAGAGCAGCTCGGAAACGGAGGCGGAAGATTACTTCGCCGAGCCGTACCACTCGGAGGAGGACGTGCGGCGGGCGCACGTGCTAAAGTCGGACCACGAGTTTTCGCCCGAGTCGGATCTGGAGACGGAGGCGCCGGCGCAGCCGCTGAAGCGCGCCCGAACGGCCCGCAAGGCGCGGCGCACGCGGGACGCGGCCGAGGAGgcggaggaagaggaggacgacgacgacgaggacgggGGAGAGGATCACGCGTGCCAGGAGTGCAAGAAGACGGACCAGCCGGAGTGGATACTGCTGTGCGATTCGTGTGATAAGGGTTACCACTGTGCGTGCCTGAAGCCGGTGCTGTTCACCATTCCCGAGGGCGACTGGTTCTGTCCGGTGTGTCTGCACCGGCAGCTGATCGAGCGACTGCAGTCGAAGCTGGAGCTGTACGACGCGCTGCGCGCGAAGCTGGAGGCGGAAACGAAGCGACGCCTGGAGGAGGAAGCGTCCGCGCGTGAAGCCGAGCTGGCGGAGCAGGCGCTGGCGAACGAGCGCGAGGAGCAGCTGAGAGCGCAGCGACGGgcccgccagcagcagcgcctgCTGGAGCGGGCCGATGCGGAAGGGCGCCGGTCCGGGTCCGGCTCGGAGGAGGAATCTTCGCGCGATCGAAGGCGGCGCAGGCAGCGGCATCGGGGCCGGCGGGCACCGAAGAAGCGGTCGTCCCGTTCCCGGTCCGGCGGGTCGAGCTCGAACGGGCTGggcagcagcggcggtggtggtaggAGTGACGGCAGTGGCAGCGGAAGCGACAGCAAGAGCAGCACCGACTCGGACGACATCCCGATCTACAAGCTGCGGCGTCGCGCATCGGCCAAGGTGAGCTACAAGTTCAATGAGTACGACAGCTTGATCGATTCCGCCATTCGGCGGGAGATGCGCGGCTGCGAGATcgtggaggaggaagaggacgaaGACGACGGGCATGGGTTCTCCAAGGGCAAGGACATTAGCACGATCATAGAGGCCACTACGCGGGAGGAGCAGGCGCGGAAGAAAGCACTCCAGAAggacgatgaggaggaggcCGAGGGCGAAGAGCGCCGCCTGAATGGAACGCAAGAGCAGCAGGACGGCGAGCACGAGGGCAAGACTGCGCGCGCGGAAGGCAAGAGCGAGGATGAGGATGAGGGAGAGAAAGGCGCAGTGGGCCGGCAGGAGCGCAAAGCACCGACAGTGGCCAGCGGCCGAGCGGTGGTCAACTCCGCcgagaagaagaacaagaagaagaagaagaaactgtGCAAGATCGAGTTTAGCTCGGACGATGAGGACGACGACTCGGACGAAGACTTCCGCGGGGAGGCGAGCGGTtccgacgacgaggaggaggaggacgatgacgaagacgaggaggacgaCAACTCGCTGTCGGGCGACAGCGAAAGCTCGCTGGATACGGGCCGCGGGCGcaagaatcggctccggaagcCGAGCAGCCGGGCGGCGGTGAACAAGCGTCGCCGGATCGTCGAAAACTCGGATGACTCGGacgaggtggaggaggagctgCGACGTGCGAAGGCGAAAAAGTCGCGCAAAAACCGGGTGCTGGATGATAGCGACGAGGAGCTGGATttggacgacgatgacgaggaGGACAGCGAAGACTACGACAGTGACGATCTGTGCAGCGACACGGAGACGGAGAGCAgtcgcagcagcaaaagcagcaacagctcgagcagcagcagcgcacccAGCACGGAAGGGGACTGGCGGCGCAAGAAGAAATCCAAGTCGGGCGGTGGCGGCAAGTCGAGGCCGAAAGCGACCGCGGCCGCCGGCGGCGGCAAGCACATCGAGCGGCCGAAGAAGGCGGAGGGCGTCCGGCCGAAAGCCGCCGCGATCGAGTCGAGCGAAGACAGCGACGACAGTCGCGAGGAGGATGAGGGTGGCAAGGGCGGCAAAACGATGCCGGGTCGAAAGAAGCAGAGCAAAAAGGCGAGCGCACGCTCCAGTCCGGATGGTGGGGGCCGGGCGGGCGAGAAGAAAACGGACCGCAAGACGCGCGGCAAAAAGATTCACTACATCGTGGACGAGGACTTTGAAAGCTCGGACGACGGCATCCGGCCGGGCGTGCAGCGGCCCGATACGCCGCCGGAGGAGCGGGAGCAGTTCATCCGCCGGCAGGAGGAGATCAAGCGCATGCTGGCCGAGAACAATGCGGCGAAGGCGAAGGAGCTGGCCACGTCCAAGATCGACCAGCTGGTGGGCGGCCGGGCGAAGGAACCGTCGAAGGATTCGCTCTCGGACGTGCCGATGCAGGTGATCGAGAGCGCCCGCATACTGGACATCGACTTCCTGAAGAGCACCAGCGGCAACACGGCCCGCATCTCGACCGTCGACTCGGTGGTCGACTTTGACGACGAGCTGCCGGAAGACTTCGATCCGGACGACGAGATGGACGACGAAGCGCTGGCCAAGATAATGGAGGAGGAAGACTTTGCCCACCATCAGCTGAAGCTGACGGCGGGCGGGGCAGCGGCCTCGCCCGGCGATTTGCTACCGCccgtgccgccgccgccgccgccatcgtCCAAGAGCCGGCGCAAATCGATCGATCCGGACGAGttcctgctgcagcagcagcgagcggcggcggcggcagcaggaCGTCCGCTGGATGCGCGTAAAGATCCGGCGCATCCGGCGGCACACTTGCCTTTGCCGGTCAATCTTGCTTCCTCGTCGGCGATGCCGCCCCATCCTCCTCATCCCCACGCTTCGGTGCAGAGCAGCCCCATCAAGGCCTTACTGAAATCGACCACGGGCATCCCGACGTCCACCATCATGCCGCCGATCGGGTCCGCCCACGGTGGCAGCACGATACTGGCCAATGCGCTACAAACGTTGCCTCCGCCACCGCTGCTGAAGGACGCTCATCCCGGCGGCCGGCCGGAAGTGCTAATGCGCGGcggaccaccacctccacatTCGTTACCACCCTCCGGTGGCCCTCATTCACATCACAAGCCGGAACAACTGGCGCACCTGATGGCGGCGGGACTCGGTGGCGGTCTTCCGTTGTCGCTGGCTAAGGGTGTTCCGTTGCCACCGCACCACGCCGGGCACCGGTTGCCACCGGGTGGGTTAGCATTGCCGCCCAGCATGCTCGGACACGTTCCCCATCCTTCCCACGGGGCGAACTTGGGCTTGCACGCGAAACCGGGAGCCGGCGGTCCGGGCGGAGTGATTACTAACGCCAGCATTGCAGCGGCCGTTGCTTCCGCCGCCAGTATCGGTGCTTCCGGGCCACCCAGTATGGCACAGACGCCTCCACCCGCGTCACCGACAGCCGCCTCCGGTCCAGTGCCGAGAATGCCGGTCGGTGCAACGCCTCCATCGGCGGCCACCAGTGCCGAGCGACGGCCGGGTCGACGAAAGAAAATTACCCCCCTGCGGGAGGACCTGAAACGAAAGGGAGCGGCACCGGGAGCGGGTGGTGGGGCGGCCGACCAACCGACGGCGGCCCATCAGGAACAGCATCAGCGGCCACCGCCCCAGCATCCCTCGCTACATCACGGGCATATGGCAAGATTGCCACcagcaccactaccaccaccaccaacttcGATGGCTCCTTCATCGACCGCCGGACCACCGGTAGGACTAAGGCCCCCAATACCACCGGTTACCACCAGCCATAGCTCAA TGCATCAAAACGCCACGGCCATTGCAACGGCTGCCGCGGCCGCGGCCGCAGCCGCTGCGGCACAGCAACTGGCACTCAAAGTACATTCCCGACCGCCCGTCGATGGCGGTGGCAGTACCGGCGCAGGCATGCACGTGAACGAACCTCCGCTGTCCGTACCATCGTCCGTAGCACACTTGTCGTATTT CAGGTCAGAGAATCCGCTCTTTGCGCATCGTCTCGGGCCCTTGCCAAGCAGTATTCTTTcttccggcagcagcagcctgcaGCGGATTGCGGCCATCAGCGGGGCCGCTCCGCCGACAGTGTTTGGCGATCCGGCCGCGTATAACGGCGGCTGGAAACCGTCGCCGCCTGCCCCGGCGGGTACCAAGCCGAAAGCGTCCGGCggtccaccaccgccgcccggCATGATGGTGGGTCCACCGTCCGTTGGTTCGTTGGAACATTATCATG AATACAACCCCGGCAACCATCACTACAACCCGTACTACAACGTTCTGGACCGGGCTGGCCATCTGAGGCCACCACCCACGATCAGCGAACTGCACCGCACCAGCAATCTGTCGCCCACCACGTTTACCACACTGCAGCCGCTCGAGTTTCCGCACGTACCGAAGGCGGCCAGCgaaaaccaccatcaccagctgcagcatcatcatcaccatcacagcGCCACACCCTCGCCCTCGGCAGCCTCTTCGGCGGGAGGAGACGACGGTCCGAGCAGAGACCCGTCCCATGGTGCCGGGTCGGCCGGTCCACCCCCACCGGCTCATGCATCATCGGCGTCTGCGAGCTCCTCGGTGGCGGAAAATCACCCAACGCCGGTTGCCGCCGCGGCACCGTCTCCGCCATCACCAGCGAGCGATTCGGCGGCGTCGGGAGCGGGAACGGCCGCCTCATCGCTGGTGGCACCCTCAGCAAGCGCTAGCACACCCGCGGCCTCGTCGTCCAGCACGAGTACCAGCGTGTTTGGTGAGCTAGTGAGCTACTTCAGTTCGCAGCAGGATGATTTAGACTCGTAA